The following are encoded together in the Terriglobales bacterium genome:
- a CDS encoding GxxExxY protein yields MDEAERLNEITRKIIGCAITVHRTLGPGLLESAYQACLAAEFRATGLKFREQVDVPVRYRGQVLGSGYRLDFIVEDEVIIEIKSVERMERIHKAQLLSYLRLERKRVGLLLNFNVEVLRSGLHRVVNDFPELGALSASALEVKA; encoded by the coding sequence ATGGATGAGGCCGAGCGGCTGAATGAGATCACTCGCAAGATCATCGGGTGTGCCATCACGGTGCACCGGACACTTGGGCCCGGCCTGCTAGAGTCCGCTTACCAGGCTTGTCTTGCCGCGGAGTTCAGAGCAACAGGGCTCAAGTTCCGCGAGCAGGTTGATGTGCCCGTCCGCTACCGTGGCCAGGTGCTCGGCAGTGGGTATCGGCTCGACTTCATTGTGGAGGACGAGGTGATCATCGAGATCAAGTCGGTCGAACGCATGGAGCGGATCCATAAAGCGCAATTGCTTTCTTATCTTCGGCTGGAGCGCAAGCGAGTGGGCCTGTTGCTCAACTTCAATGTCGAGGTCTTGCGAAGCGGGCTGCATCGCGTCGTCAACGACTTTCCCGAACTCGGCGCACTCAGCGCCTCTGCGTTGGAAGTGAAGGCCTAA